From a region of the Gossypium raimondii isolate GPD5lz chromosome 10, ASM2569854v1, whole genome shotgun sequence genome:
- the LOC105777972 gene encoding E3 ubiquitin-protein ligase MIEL1, with amino-acid sequence MEASSANERLHFGKMGYGCQHYRRRCKIRAPCCNEVFWCRHCHNEASSMLKNPMDRHEIVRQDVKQVICSVCDTEQPVAQLCSNCGVNMGEYFCAICMFFDDDTEKEHFHCHDCGICRVGGRDNFFHCKKCGSCYAIALRDNHLCVENSMRHHCPICYEYLFDSLKDTTVMKCGHTMHCECYDEMIKRNKYCCPICSKSVIDMSRTWKRIDEEIEATVMPEDYRHKKVWILCNDCNDTTEVYFHIIGQKCSHCKSYNTRTIAPPILPH; translated from the exons ATGGAGGCCTCTTCAGCCAATGAACGCCTTCATTTTGGGAAGATGGGATATGG atGCCAACATTATAGGAGGAGATGTAAGATTCGAGCTCCCTGTTGCAACGAGGTTTTTTGGTGTCGCCATTGCCACAATGAGGCTTCG AGCATGTTAAAGAACCCCATGGACAGGCACGAGATTGTTCGCCAAGACGTTAAACAA GTTATTTGTTCGGTTTGTGACACAGAGCAGCCG GTCGCTCAACTTTGTTCAAATTGTGGTGTCAACATGGGAGAATATTTCTGTGCAATTTGCATGTTCTTTGATGATGAT ACCGAGAAGGAGCACTTTCATTGCCATGATTGTGGGATCTGCAG AGTCGGAGGTCGTGATAACTTTTTTCATTGCAAAAAGTGCG GGTCTTGCTATGCCATTGCGTTGCGAGATAATCATTTGTGCGTGGAGAACTCGATGCGGCATCATTGCCCCATATGTTATGAG TACCTATTCGATTCGTTGAAAGATACGACTGTGATGAAATGCGGTCACACGATGCACTGCGAATGTTACGATGAGATGATAAAGCGAAACAA ATATTGTTGTCCTATATGCTCGAAGTCAGTGATCGATATGTCTAGAACCTGGAAGAGGATAGACGAAGAG ATTGAAGCAACTGTAATGCCAGAGGACTACCGGCACAAGAAG GTTTGGATCCTATGCAATGACTGCAATGACACTACAGAAGTTTACTTCCACATAATAGGGCAGAAATGCAGTCATTGTAAATCATATAACACACGCACAATCGCCCCTCCCATACTTCCTCACTGA